Proteins encoded together in one Terriglobales bacterium window:
- a CDS encoding protein kinase: protein MQATLSHYRILEQIGQGGMGVVYRAHDEHLDCDVALKLLPAGELADEAARRRFRKEALALSKLNHPNIAVVHDFDTQDGTDFLVEELIPGLSLSEMLVSGPLPEREIIQLGSQLCAGLAAAHDHGVVHRDLKPANVRVTPDARLKILDFGLAHVAQPATPTALTASQTHTATFAGTLPYMAPEQLLGEPVDARADIWAAGCVLYEMATGRRPFAGTGPALIDAILHHPAPAASRLSPALSAGLEQIILKSLEKDPSLRYASARDIAVDLHRLTSGSSATLPLPRLRRTPTRAFVMAAALLALLVLAGAVLYRRTANRGPAPAPAPSAPSIAVLPFVDMSPGKDEEYFADGLAEELLNSLARTPGLRVVARTSSFQFKGKNVKLLDIGRELNAATVLEGSVRKQGNRVRITAQLINASDGFHLWSQTYDRELNDIFAVQEEIAQSVAGALKVALLGGTSPSARGTSQEPYNAYLQARYFYQRSSKESLERAVRYYEQAINLDPSYAKAWVGLAEAHSRRADFGYVLVEEGYPKALAGAERALALDANLAEAHAALGSIKTTFQWDWAGADAAYKQALALGPGNFEVLYGAALLALHLGRRQEALALCLRAAELDPLNTQIYIELARVHYWSGRLPEAIAAVSKGLEIDPARQYAHTLLAVLELEQSRPQEALAEMEREPDLNWRLFGLALTYRALGRKQESDTALAELIAKYQAVMAFQVAEVYAFRGEDDLAFRWLERAYAQRDGGLTWMKGDPLLKSLEHDPRYAAFLKKMRLPLD, encoded by the coding sequence ATGCAGGCCACGCTTTCCCATTACCGCATCCTCGAGCAGATCGGCCAAGGCGGGATGGGTGTGGTCTATCGCGCCCACGACGAGCACCTGGACTGCGACGTGGCCCTTAAGCTCCTGCCCGCGGGAGAACTGGCCGACGAGGCCGCCCGCCGCCGCTTTCGCAAGGAAGCCCTCGCCCTCTCCAAACTCAACCACCCCAACATCGCCGTGGTGCACGATTTCGACACCCAGGACGGCACCGACTTCCTGGTCGAGGAGTTGATCCCCGGCCTTTCGTTGAGCGAGATGCTGGTCTCCGGCCCCCTGCCCGAGCGCGAGATCATCCAATTGGGCTCGCAATTATGTGCCGGGCTGGCGGCGGCCCACGACCATGGCGTCGTCCACCGCGACCTCAAGCCGGCCAACGTCCGCGTGACCCCCGACGCGCGCCTGAAGATCCTGGACTTCGGCTTGGCGCATGTCGCGCAACCCGCCACTCCGACCGCGCTGACCGCCAGCCAGACGCACACTGCCACCTTCGCCGGCACCCTCCCGTACATGGCCCCCGAGCAACTGCTGGGCGAGCCGGTGGACGCCCGCGCCGACATCTGGGCCGCCGGCTGCGTGCTCTACGAGATGGCTACCGGCCGCCGCCCCTTTGCCGGCACCGGACCCGCCCTGATTGACGCCATCCTGCATCACCCCGCGCCCGCGGCTTCGCGGCTGAGCCCCGCGCTCTCGGCCGGACTGGAACAGATCATCCTCAAGTCCCTGGAAAAAGATCCCTCCCTGCGCTATGCCTCTGCTCGTGACATCGCGGTGGACCTCCACCGGCTGACTTCAGGTTCGTCCGCGACCCTGCCCCTGCCCAGGCTCCGCCGTACGCCCACTCGCGCTTTCGTGATGGCTGCGGCGCTGTTGGCATTGCTTGTCCTGGCCGGGGCGGTTCTTTACCGGCGGACGGCAAACCGCGGCCCCGCTCCGGCGCCCGCGCCCTCCGCTCCTTCCATCGCGGTGCTTCCCTTTGTGGACATGAGTCCGGGCAAAGACGAGGAATATTTTGCCGACGGCCTGGCCGAAGAACTGCTGAATAGTCTGGCCAGGACCCCGGGTCTGCGGGTGGTGGCTCGCACCTCGTCATTTCAGTTCAAGGGGAAGAACGTCAAGCTGCTGGATATCGGGCGCGAGTTGAACGCGGCAACCGTCCTCGAGGGCAGTGTCCGCAAGCAAGGCAATCGCGTTCGCATCACTGCGCAGCTCATCAACGCCTCCGACGGCTTCCACCTTTGGTCACAGACCTACGATCGGGAACTGAACGACATTTTCGCGGTGCAGGAGGAGATTGCGCAGTCGGTAGCGGGAGCGTTGAAAGTAGCTCTGCTGGGCGGGACATCGCCCTCCGCGCGCGGGACCAGCCAGGAACCGTACAACGCCTATCTGCAAGCTCGGTACTTCTACCAGCGCAGCAGCAAGGAGAGCCTGGAAAGGGCTGTCCGTTACTACGAGCAGGCGATTAACCTCGACCCCAGCTACGCCAAGGCGTGGGTTGGTCTGGCGGAAGCTCACAGCCGTCGGGCAGATTTTGGCTACGTTCTTGTGGAAGAAGGCTATCCAAAGGCGCTGGCTGGGGCGGAGCGGGCGCTGGCGCTCGATGCGAACCTCGCCGAGGCGCACGCTGCCCTGGGCTCGATAAAGACCACCTTTCAATGGGATTGGGCGGGAGCCGATGCTGCATATAAACAAGCGCTGGCTCTGGGGCCGGGGAACTTCGAAGTCCTCTATGGCGCAGCACTACTCGCCCTACACCTCGGCCGGCGCCAGGAAGCTCTCGCCTTGTGCCTCCGCGCGGCGGAATTGGACCCCCTCAACACGCAGATCTACATCGAACTTGCCCGTGTTCACTATTGGAGCGGTCGGCTACCCGAGGCGATCGCCGCCGTCAGCAAGGGATTGGAAATCGACCCCGCACGCCAGTATGCGCACACCCTGCTTGCCGTACTCGAACTGGAGCAGTCCCGGCCACAGGAAGCTCTGGCCGAAATGGAGCGCGAGCCGGACCTGAACTGGCGCTTGTTTGGGCTGGCGCTCACCTACCGCGCCCTTGGCCGTAAGCAGGAATCGGACACGGCGCTTGCGGAATTGATCGCCAAGTATCAGGCAGTCATGGCCTTCCAAGTCGCCGAGGTGTATGCCTTCCGCGGGGAAGACGATCTAGCTTTCCGATGGTTGGAGCGCGCCTACGCCCAGCGCGACGGAGGGCTTACCTGGATGAAAGGCGACCCCCTGCTGAAGAGTCTGGAGCACGACCCCCGCTACGCCGCCTTCTTGAAGAAGATGCGTCTCCCGCTGGATTGA
- a CDS encoding STAS domain-containing protein encodes MSLALEISRVDNVTVVTCQGRIVFGQETTDFCRTVRDLLPQAPRVILNLHAVEYIDSGGLGSIVGLVLAARRLSGALVICDPSNRAEHLLRLTKLTSVIPVYPSQEQALAELRNSTVAA; translated from the coding sequence ATGAGCCTCGCACTGGAGATCAGCCGAGTCGACAATGTCACGGTCGTCACCTGCCAGGGCCGCATCGTCTTCGGGCAGGAGACCACCGACTTCTGCCGCACCGTCCGCGACCTGCTTCCCCAGGCTCCCCGCGTCATTCTCAACCTTCACGCCGTCGAGTACATCGACAGCGGCGGCCTGGGATCGATCGTGGGGCTGGTGCTGGCTGCCCGGCGGCTGAGTGGCGCTCTTGTGATCTGCGACCCTTCCAACCGGGCCGAGCACCTGCTGCGGCTGACCAAGCTGACATCGGTCATTCCCGTGTACCCCAGCCAGGAACAGGCGCTGGCCGAGCTCCGCAACTCGACCGTCGCCGCCTGA
- a CDS encoding HEAT repeat domain-containing protein — MLLEDIAALVLWLTVAVAAINLVFLGSVVYRRLARGRYFRRKDEARRRWRTVVDQFLRWGLSQGQAVAVLAEAKSEAAQDAVREMLLARMASDTCDRITALLFGLGAVDGWARAAFGKRAGGVMISALAVGRIPFPERPRNRLRDWLERTRLLAVPRTLAVDALGRLAPDFAEVFALAALEDPAGEVRRVALSSLGRNRRVAGIAPLFSSLLEALAPGPAEEHATSARTAKAALVCYGLEHLRRFVPYLRDPDPQVRFYVVDIVREICARQARLRRLGRSDLPGKLYQEFLDSLVGDESADVRARSAPVVAHFHDLRASIALLHLLRDENEFVRLHAVRAAADPAYPELLPVLVKRMTDRRWRVREAAARALARLGDRAQQMLFREFAGSVDRYESEQITEELQRCGLVHRVLEDLGAGGARGELALAVCRRMVAVGKTALLKDRLAPGREATGAGLLLLEAFATRPGEETARMFEQIALSGRHPLAARAAELLGEMRGRPLAAGVA; from the coding sequence GTGTTACTGGAAGACATCGCGGCGCTGGTGTTGTGGCTGACGGTGGCGGTGGCGGCCATCAACCTGGTGTTCCTGGGTTCGGTGGTGTATCGGCGGCTGGCCCGCGGCCGCTATTTCCGCCGCAAGGACGAGGCGCGCCGCCGCTGGCGGACCGTGGTGGACCAGTTCCTGCGCTGGGGGCTGAGCCAAGGCCAAGCCGTAGCCGTACTGGCGGAAGCCAAGTCGGAGGCAGCCCAGGATGCGGTGCGGGAGATGCTGCTGGCGCGCATGGCGTCCGACACCTGCGACCGGATCACAGCGCTGCTGTTCGGACTGGGAGCGGTGGACGGCTGGGCGCGGGCGGCGTTCGGGAAGCGGGCGGGAGGCGTGATGATCAGCGCGCTGGCGGTGGGGCGCATCCCCTTCCCGGAGCGCCCGCGGAACCGGCTGCGGGACTGGCTGGAACGGACGCGGCTGCTGGCGGTGCCGCGTACGTTGGCGGTGGACGCGCTGGGACGACTGGCGCCGGACTTCGCCGAGGTCTTCGCCCTGGCGGCCCTGGAGGACCCGGCCGGAGAGGTGCGGCGCGTGGCGCTGTCGTCGCTGGGGCGAAATCGTCGGGTGGCGGGGATCGCGCCGCTGTTCTCCAGCCTGCTCGAGGCGCTGGCGCCGGGGCCGGCGGAAGAGCACGCCACCTCCGCGCGGACGGCGAAAGCTGCCCTGGTCTGCTACGGCCTGGAACACCTGCGGCGCTTCGTCCCTTACCTGCGCGATCCTGATCCCCAGGTCAGGTTCTACGTGGTGGACATCGTGCGCGAGATCTGCGCCCGCCAGGCCCGCCTGCGCAGGCTGGGGCGGAGCGATCTCCCCGGAAAGCTTTACCAGGAATTCCTCGATTCGCTGGTGGGGGACGAGTCGGCGGACGTACGGGCGAGGAGCGCGCCGGTGGTGGCTCATTTCCATGACCTCCGGGCGTCGATCGCACTGCTCCACCTGCTGCGCGACGAGAACGAGTTTGTGCGGCTGCACGCGGTGCGGGCGGCGGCCGACCCCGCCTATCCCGAGCTGCTGCCAGTGCTGGTGAAGCGCATGACTGACCGGCGCTGGCGGGTGCGCGAGGCGGCGGCGCGCGCCCTGGCCCGGCTGGGCGACCGAGCCCAGCAGATGCTCTTCCGTGAGTTCGCCGGCAGCGTGGACCGCTACGAGAGCGAGCAGATCACGGAGGAGCTGCAGCGCTGCGGGCTGGTGCACCGGGTCCTGGAGGACCTGGGCGCGGGCGGAGCGCGGGGGGAACTGGCGCTGGCGGTGTGCCGGCGCATGGTCGCAGTGGGCAAGACGGCCCTGCTCAAGGACCGACTCGCGCCGGGACGGGAGGCTACCGGGGCGGGGCTGCTGCTGCTGGAGGCCTTCGCCACGCGGCCCGGGGAAGAGACGGCCCGGATGTTCGAGCAGATCGCGCTCAGCGGCCGGCATCCGCTGGCGGCGCGGGCGGCGGAGTTGCTGGGCGAGATGCGGGGCAGGCCGCTGGCCGCGGGGGTGGCGTGA